The Flavobacterium faecale genomic sequence TCATTATAAAACTCATAATTGTATTTAGTACTTCCATTCGACCACCAACCCAAGTGTTTGCCCTCTTTTTTATTCGAAACATACAACCGCTGCTCTGCTAGTCGTCCGTTGGGGTACCATTGTTTCTGAACCCCTTCGAGCATGCCAAACAAGTAACTTTTGACAAATGCAGTGTCTTTTGAAGGATACAGCATATATTGCTTTCCCGAATACTTACTGTTTTTCAGGTATAAGGTATCTTGTTTGAAATTAAATTCCTCGTCTGTAGCAAGCGTGTAAAGTGCTGGTGTTTTTTGAGGATTTCTTTCGACTATAAGAACCTCTTTTTGCTGGCAGGACTGAACAAGCACAAGACTACAACAAAAGAAAAGTAAGTTAAGAATGATTTGATACATAGGATCAAATTGGAAAAATTAAAAATTGAGCAGTATTTATAGTAATTGCAATATGAGACTAGTTAGAAACCGTTCCTGCTGTACCATAAAATCCGCTACCGTTGATGTACGGATCTGTATTTGTAACATGATAATGATAAATTCCGTTTGGATAATCTGCTGTTACTCCAACATGACCATGATAAGCATCCAGTCCCGAAACGGCAAGTCCTTTTTCTTCAGGTCCGTAAACCGGAAAACCGTCTAGTAAAAAACCCATCAACGCTTCTTTGCCTTTACTTTGGGTCAAATAGGTTGGTTCTACATGATAATGATATATTCCAGTAGCTTGTGGATGCCCCCAATATTGATCAAAAGATGTAATTTCATTTGTCAATGGTTGATTGGGGCCTGCATATTGGTTGAAAAAAGGGACACCGTTTACTGCTACACCAATCGCCCCCAAAGGTGTTGAAGCATGTGTCGAAGCCATAACGGGATGTAACGGAATCTTATACACAAAAGCTAAAGAGCTATTGATCGTATTTGGATTTTTTTTGAAGGTTGTATTCCCAAATGTAGTCCCACTAAAGGCTTCATATTTTGCATTTGTAGTTGCATAATATACGCTCTTATGATCAGGTTGTCCATTGGATTTGATGGTGATAAAAGTACCATCTGACGTAATACTGGTCGCTCCATATATTTTTTTGTAAACATCAGGAATAGCATTTGTATCTATGCTTGCATTTGGAGTATCTGAATTACTACAATTAAGTAGTAATAACCCAGTAACTATTGGTACGATGGTTAAAAGTGATTTTATTCTCATGGCGCAAAAATGGTTTTATTTGTTAATGAATTACTTTGACGAATAAACAATGCAAACTCATGCGCAACAAAAACATTTTTTACTAAAAAAATTAGTTCACCTTGCTACGATCTTCTTGGTGCATCATTCTACGGCGAGCAAACATCTCACCTAATTCTTTTACAAGTGCCTTGAATTTTTCTTGCTGTTCTGGCGTTTTACACAAAGATTTCATTTTTCTAAAATGCTCAAAGTGAGCATTTTCAATTACTTTTTGA encodes the following:
- a CDS encoding toxin-antitoxin system YwqK family antitoxin — protein: MYQIILNLLFFCCSLVLVQSCQQKEVLIVERNPQKTPALYTLATDEEFNFKQDTLYLKNSKYSGKQYMLYPSKDTAFVKSYLFGMLEGVQKQWYPNGRLAEQRLYVSNKKEGKHLGWWSNGSTKYNYEFYNDEYNGTVLEWYETGQLFKKFHYEQGHEEGSERLWYQDGSVRANYVIKKGKKYGLIGIKLCKNPNEKVPKI
- a CDS encoding YHYH protein is translated as MRIKSLLTIVPIVTGLLLLNCSNSDTPNASIDTNAIPDVYKKIYGATSITSDGTFITIKSNGQPDHKSVYYATTNAKYEAFSGTTFGNTTFKKNPNTINSSLAFVYKIPLHPVMASTHASTPLGAIGVAVNGVPFFNQYAGPNQPLTNEITSFDQYWGHPQATGIYHYHVEPTYLTQSKGKEALMGFLLDGFPVYGPEEKGLAVSGLDAYHGHVGVTADYPNGIYHYHVTNTDPYINGSGFYGTAGTVSN